The genome window TTAGTTTTACTAGGAAGTAGTAGATTGGTTAAGTTTCATTATTTGATTTCTCAGTATCTACATTTTTCATCAAAACAATCAGAGTATTTGTATGTCTCTATTACTTTCTTAACTGCTAAGATTCCTGATGAAAATTAATCCTCTAAATGAACTTAAAAACTGAATGTTAATGAAGAATTTCTTTATTCTGCAGGAGACAGTTGGATACTTCTTTTGTCTAGAGGATCGAGCTTTGCTCTGCAGGAAATGTGATGTTGCCATCCATACAGCCAATACCTATGTTTCCACTCACCAGAGGTTCCTCCTTACTGGAGTAAAAGTAGGGCTTGAACCTGCTGAACCTGGGTCATCATCATTGACAGGGAATTCTCACTCTGGTGAGAAAATATCAGAAACTGAACTCCGCCCTTCGAGGAGGCCTGCTCCTGTTTCCTCCAGTAGTCAGTATAATAAGGTGTTACCCACCCAGGTCAATGGGGTTGGGGATTTTGTCCCAACAAAGACTCGTTTAACTGGAGGTTCTGCAGCTGGAAGTATTCCACAGTGGCAGTTTGATGAGTATCTTGGGTTAAATGACTTCAATCAGAGTTACaattatattgataatggtTCATCTAAGGTATGATTCAGGTCATAATGAATCTTGTGGCATTTCTTTGATCAACATAGGTGATAGGCTATTTCTATGGCCACTGGCAACGTTCATTTGATTTCTTGATCATACAATTCTCCATAGGGATAATGGATAATTAGTTTCTTACAGAGTATGTATATTACACACAGAGTAATTGTTTATTTGCACTTTGCATATGTCTGTTGTTGCTTGTGTATGAACTTGCTTTCAGTCAAAGGTGAAGTTACTGCATGGAGAACTGGACATGTGTTGCATTCTCTTGGAGTGGAACAAACTCCAGTCTTCCTGTGTACAGCAGATGTTACATGGCATTGCTTGATATTTACATCACTCAAGAATCTAGTAGGGAGCAAAATAAGTATTGCACCCGGTTTTGAAATGTTTGCATGAAACGCAAGGCCTGGGCACGATTCAGAGGATATACGGATTGTCCAAAATGGTGCTCAGAATCCTAGGATTAGCAAATGTGGTTGGATGGGTTTATCACTCAGGTAGAGGTCTAGGCTCAATGTTGGTTTAATTGCTAATCTAGAGGTGCAATTGATTTACTTAAGTTTTCAGGTGCATTAAGTTTCATGGTGCTTGGAAGAAACTAGAGCTTATATCTTACTGCTTGTGCCCTTATGGACTTTTGAGTAAACAATCACATGAACATGCAATCTTTTTCCTTCAACTTGGAAAGACATCGACCAGGGAAAAGAAAGACGCAGAAAGTTAATGAAAGAGGGAAAAGGTTGGAGCCTGGAGGGGTTGGAGAGGCACAGAAATTAACCCTTTGCATGTCTTTCAACAAGTGACCAGTATTTCGTGGTGGTCCTCCCtcataccccaaaaaaaaagaaaaaagaaaaaaaaagcccaTTTCCCTCATCTTTCTGGAACTTGCAGTTCATGATATATAACCGTTCTTTTAAGGTTAATGATATATAATCGTACTTTTTAATATGTACCCTTCAGCCCTGTGTTTGTTTACTTGCTAGTTCATTTtggtttcttgaattttttgtcAGTTCCTAGTAGGCTGCAATTTCAGGTGTTTAAGGGGCAGAAAGGTTTGGGAATGGCTGATTTGGCTATTCTGTTGACTGACCCAACAAGAGAATTAGGACACACTAGGAGAGGATTTGGAACCCTTTCAGTACATTAATTGTCTGGAGGAATTGAACTTTTATTCCAATGGATATATTTATAGGCCTTGTTTGTtgtttgtatttcatttttgaTGCACCTTTGGAACTGCTCTTTTCTCCTCTCAAATCCCAATTGTAACCTTCATAGGCAACATTCTCAACTTACTGTGACCCTGTAGAGGTCTGTAGGGAATAATAGCCGATGCAGGCCCTAATTGCCCCTGTTCTTTCGGTGAATTCTCCCAGGCCGATAGTGGGAAGCTTGGAGGCTCAGATTGCTCCTCAATTTTAAGGGCTGCTGATGAAGAATTAGATGGTGATGATTGTTTAGGTCAGGTACCAGAAGCTTCCTGGGCAGTGCCAGAAATTCCATCCCCACCTACTGCCTCTGGACTCTATTGGCAGAAGGCTTATCAGAATCCACCTGACACTGCGGTCTTTGTGCCTGATATATCTGGCTCTCCTATGCAGAACTTGTACAATCATCAGTCACATGGTTCAACCTTCAAAAGGCGAAAGCATTTCTGATGTAGGCGTCCTCTGAATTTTCCTTGCTTTAGGTCATAAAGGATCAAAATTCTCTCATAAGTTGGTGTGGTGTTGTGTTTGAAAGTAGCTTCGTTTCCTTAGATTTAGAGCAGTTATAGTAATTTGTATTTGCTTTTGGTGTCATTCCTACCTTATTGTAAATATATTGTGTTATTGTTCCATTTGGGTGATGTAGGATTGTCAAATTAATACATGAAAATGCTGTATCTTTAATGTCTCCGAGTGAAATGAGATCTGCGTTGGATATTGACAAGGATgtttacttgaatttcatgacCATTGTGTAGGAAAAATAGCCAAAAACAATGTTaattaaaactaataaaatgaggtttgaatggtgCTTAATAGTACGGTTCTAAGAAATTT of Coffea arabica cultivar ET-39 chromosome 5c, Coffea Arabica ET-39 HiFi, whole genome shotgun sequence contains these proteins:
- the LOC113688604 gene encoding B-box zinc finger protein 22; the protein is MKIQCNVCEVAEASVLCCADEAALCWACDEKVHAANKLASKHQRVPLSTSSSQMPKCDICQETVGYFFCLEDRALLCRKCDVAIHTANTYVSTHQRFLLTGVKVGLEPAEPGSSSLTGNSHSGEKISETELRPSRRPAPVSSSSQYNKVLPTQVNGVGDFVPTKTRLTGGSAAGSIPQWQFDEYLGLNDFNQSYNYIDNGSSKADSGKLGGSDCSSILRAADEELDGDDCLGQVPEASWAVPEIPSPPTASGLYWQKAYQNPPDTAVFVPDISGSPMQNLYNHQSHGSTFKRRKHF